gtgctttgccacatcaatcagagctcctgaaacttGCTGTGGTTTTTGCAGTGTGCACGTAGAACTAGAAAACAGACTGGAGTTAGCACTAGTTTTAGTGTGGgttcaaattaaaaaaagaaaattgaaatCTCTCACCTTTCTATGGTAGACTTGAAGTTCTGGAAAACAGCATACAGCACATATTTCAGTTCAGCTAATTTCAttattctgtgtctgtcttgatGGCTTACTTCTTGTTCACGCAATGGACAGTAATGATGAATTATATAACAAAAGATCAAAAGAAATAGATAacaataatttaaaaaatatttgttcTCACCATTTTTTTTCCAACTGAACTGAAACCACATGTCCATACCTGTAAGAAGATTATGTCTTCAGCAACCATCTGCTTCTCAATGGCTGTTATTGTATCTGAAAGAGTGGACATCTCCTTGCTCAATTCTTCAGTCTTCTCTTTCATAATcaaactcttctgctcctcttcctccttcagtgctcttattctggcctcctcttcctctttcagaaactgatgaagcttctcaaactcctccttgatctgcttCTCTGACTGATGGGCCTGGACCTTGAATTACACACATCAAAGGGACTACAGTCAACCATTTTTTAAACCCAAAACAAATATAATATGTCGAATATAAATATTATCAAAGTAATAATGTGTATTACTGTTTACAGCATGAGCAGTTCATCCAAGGGCTGAACTATCATGTGGTGAAATCATTGTTCTAATTTTCTTAATcatattattaatataaatatcAGTTTGTGTACTTGTAATTATTTTTAATATCTGTATAAAATTATTCGGTTGAGATGCTTGATGTAACTTCAATTGTAGTTGTAATGAAACTGAATAGCTCCACAATACAAGTTGTTTACGTATGATAACATATAGGTAATATTACACAATGTCAGAAACAGTGTCATGAACTCAATGGTCTCTTTCTGAAACAGGTTGTTCTGGTAAATCTCACCTTAACGTGACTGGCTGTTTGGTCACATGTTTCTTTAACTTCTTCAAATTCTTCCAGTTTTTCTTGCAAGGACTCCAGTACAGCATTGAGTTGTTCCTATAATGAACAAATGTTTCATACGTTGAGATTATCTATACAaattttctgttgttgtggatACTCATTCAGTAACAGCACAGATACAGAAGGCAAAGTATGCCCATTGCATAGTTATAAGTTACATTTCCACCTATAAGGAAATAATAGAAACTCACTTTATAATCTAGTGCAGCTTCATCTATGGGAAGGAACTGGTGTCCTGAGTGTTTCCTGGAAGCCTGACACACCAGACATACgggctgtttatcctccagacagaacagcttgagtctctcaccgtgcagactgcagagcacttCAGACCCTCCTGAAGCCCTCTGACTCTTCTCCTTCAGGAAAGACTCACATACGTTCCTCAAAGACAAATTCAGTGGCGGATTGTCCATTGAAGATTGTCTTCTACAAACTGGACACTCTTtagatttcttctctctccagaacTTCTGAAGGCAGTCTTTGCAGAAGCTGTGACTGCACAAAAGAAGGACGGGATCCTTGAAAATGTCAAAGCAAACAGGACAGTTGAAATCATCTTCAGGTAGAGAGCTTTTAGATGCCATCCTCCTCTCACAGAAACAGTCACTTGGCTGGAAACTTTGAGTGAGTACGCTTAACTTAAACTTTCTATTTGTCAGAAATCACCTCAGTAAATCCTGCCTTATTATCTGTAAGGTAAAAATGGCATATGCTCCTAGATCAAAATAGATCTCCTGACTAAAAGTGTCGAACTGAAGTGGCAGAATAGCTGACATGAAGTGAAATGCTTCATGGGTCAATGTTCATTTCCTGATTTTTCCTTCGATCAACTTCAGAGACTTCTGATAGGTCTAAACTGCTTTTTATGTCTTTTCCCTTATCTACCCACGGTAAATATAGAGCTAGACTCTGGTGAGCACagcatacaggtgtgtgtgtgtttagtggagCAGTGTGAGCTgcaagcacagcacacaggtgtgtgtgtgtgtgtgtgtgtgtgtgtgtttagttgagCAGTGTGAGCTgtaagcacagcacacaggtgtgtgtgtgtgtgtgtgtgtatgtgtgtgtgtgtgtgtgtgtgtgtgtgtgtgtttagttgagCAGTGTGAGCTGcaagcacaagtgtgtgtgtgtttgtgtgtgtgtttgtgtgtttagttgagCAGTGTGAGCTGTAAGCACAgcatacagatgtgtgtgtgcgtgtgtgtgtgtgtgtgcgtgtgtgtgtgcgtgtgtgtgtgtatgtgtgtgcgtgggtgtgtgcccgtgtgcgtgcgcgtgtgcgtgtgtgtgtgtgtgtgtgtgtgtggatggaagcAAGCAAGCGGAGTGGGAGTGGTGTGTAGTTTAGTTGAGCAGTGCGAGCTataagcacagcacacaggcatttgcagtgtgtgtgtgggggagggcggtgtgtgtgtgtgtgtgtgtgtgtgtgtgtgtagtgtagttgaGCAGTGTGAGCTgcaagcacagcacacaggggTTTGCTTGTCAACTGATTTGACACATTCCACATTTTATATTTCTGATGTGATATGTCTGTAAGTTATCTCTGAAAAGAGAATAGAGTTTATCTTGTTGTGGTATTCTTTTTGAAATGTGTATATGTTACTGGAAAACTGTTATTCACagtaagaaaacacaaacagaactcAAGGGTGGTGTCTTCTTAATTTATCTTCTCCCTTATTTTGCACCCCAAGCAGCTGTCTCTCatcagcttgtgtgtgtctgtgtgtgtgtgtgtgtgtgtgtgtgtgtgtgtgtggtgtgtgtgtgtgtggtgtgtgtgtgtgtgtgtgtgtgtgtgtgtgtgtgtgtgtgtgtgtggatatagcaTGATGGGAAACCCTGTAGCACTGGCTAGTCTGGATCAGGACGGGAC
The DNA window shown above is from Clupea harengus chromosome 11, Ch_v2.0.2, whole genome shotgun sequence and carries:
- the LOC116222341 gene encoding E3 ubiquitin-protein ligase TRIM35-like, which produces MASKSSLPEDDFNCPVCFDIFKDPVLLLCSHSFCKDCLQKFWREKKSKECPVCRRQSSMDNPPLNLSLRNVCESFLKEKSQRASGGSEVLCSLHGERLKLFCLEDKQPVCLVCQASRKHSGHQFLPIDEAALDYKEQLNAVLESLQEKLEEFEEVKETCDQTASHVKVQAHQSEKQIKEEFEKLHQFLKEEEEARIRALKEEEEQKSLIMKEKTEELSKEMSTLSDTITAIEKQMVAEDIIFLQNFKSTIESSTCTLQKPQQVSGALIDVAKHLGNLRFRVWDKNQSANTPVVLDPNTANSSLIVSEDLTSLKRTDPRQTLPDNPERFDLNAYYCVLGSEGFNSGSHYWDVEVGHSPGWCVGVTTESNQRKGDTFSWKRVWRVGYKFEEYDECKTFNELRWHVTGPVHILKQNLHTLRVHLDLDKGQLSFSDPLQNTHLHTFKHTFTEKVLPFFRSAFSSLSILPLKPSVTIEQRRLC